The segment aagttactatttttttttataatacactacacttgaaaaataaggattagatgaagaatttggattgtaatcaaattaagatttttatcaacttagaaattatagaagattttttttataaaaaaaaaaaaaaaaaactaaaaatttacaaaaatttctgcaatttgacCACGacttctaagcccaacttttattatatataatatgatatcatTCAATGAAAAATTCGTTGTAAACCCAAAGAGTGTAATCGCATTAGTGATCTACATAAGGGGCTTTCCCGAGACCCGTTAACCCAAGTCCCTCCCTTTTTACAAACTGAATTATGGATCCTCTTTTGATGGGGAtggataataattttttatttttggataattgGGATGGATAATACTATCAAAAGCtcatgttcaatttttttttttttttttttttttgtgggccatttaatatatatatatatatatatatatatatatatatatatatatcgactGGGGTCCATATGTTTTATCCGAGGGTCCATGCCATGACTACTAGACTAGAATGGCCAGTTAATTGAGCCAGACTAGTTTTCCTTAATTGTTGTTGGGCTTTCCATTTTCACTCCAAATCTGCATTTAGTCAGCTGAGCCCTGTCATGAAAGGTGATGAACAAGTTACAAAAATCTAGGGTTGAGGTTCAGACTGGGCCATATTACACCGATGAAAGGTTATGGGCTCATGGCCCATGGACATAGACTAGGGCCACTAGGCAAAAAGATGcaattattctttttctttttcctttttcctctgTGTGTGTGGGGTTAGATATTAGACAAGGTGCAATGATTCTGGTGACTGATGGAGCGTAAAGTGTTGATAATAATGTTATGTTATGGTAAGCAATATCCTTTCACTCGATCTGATGAGGCATATGTGACTCAAACATGTTCaagatttaattattttatcacCACTTAGTTATCATCTATAGCTCATGAATCATGAATCATGATCAACATTCATGCAAATTGTAAACTAGTTTTTGTCCACTTGTATGTGGGAAATGCATGGTGGAGTCACGGACTGCACAGCTATTGAATGCAAAGCTCGTCGTCAAGTGTGGGCTTGGCTGATATTCTTTATGCAAAGCAAGTACAAAtacacatgagagagagagagagagagagagagagttgtgagTTGTGACAGAACAGTGAACTCGTGAGTGAATTAGGAAGGGGGTTTAATGGCTTTTGTCCCAAGAGAACAACGAATTCCATCAATTCCAATCACTTCCTACTAGTATATTGTTTGTCGTCTATCTTATATTGAATAGGATATAGAAAATATTGAGTCATTCACATGATTCTAAAAAATGCCAACTCGAAAGTTTTATTTAACAAGTAATATTatgggaaaataaataaataaataaataaataaaaccaatatttatttacttttaaatgTGTCATTTAGCTGGCCAATTTGatgcccccaccaaaaaaattaaaaaaaggaatattttatttattttattaattttttacagAGGAGAGCAATGGGTCATCAAACTCCCTCAACTTGGGGCGTTGGATCTCAAGTTTCAACTCAACTGCAACAAGTGATTTATGGATGTATGCAATGTTTCATCactagttttaattaatgcattATTGGTGTACCCATCCTCTCTATTTTACTATCCATTGTATAGttcacattttatattttatatttaataatgtGCATGCTgatatatcatttaaaattttacataataCTGATCTACatatttgaaattgaagaaGATTCTAGTCCAATCCATATAATCTATTTCATATAATAAGGTTCTAAATGAGCCTAATTGGGCAAAACCACAAACAACATCCTCTAGTCAGAAATACAATTTAATGCACAGCAAATTGATAttcataaaaggaaaacaagcgaacaaatttttaaatacatgtacATCTTGATAAACCGGAGTTTGATAAGGTACAAAATTGTGTCCCACTGCATGTCCTGAGATATTAGCTATATTCTACTTGtggataaaaaagaagaagctatatTCTAATTGAATAATGGTAGGACCACAAttatttatacaatttttgttATAACTTGTTATGTAACAAGTTGTTAGTGATGGAGCTAGGCTGTGTAAATAATtgtgtttttagtattttttgttCCATTTTAGAGTCCAAACAAGCACAATATTAGGGTAGAGTTTTATCACAGCAAGAGAGAATAATGTTTATTACACATTACTTGCTGCACACACCTTTACATACTCAAAAATTACATTGAAAACATGACTGAAGTCATGATTTTCAAATACAAATTATGAATTCAAGTCATATTTTCAATACAATTTTCAAGAGTGTATAAATGTGTGTGCAACAAAGTGTGTGTAACAAGTATTTCCTATGAGAAGCTTATTTGTCACAAATCTGGAGAAACAAGCTTAGCGATTTGATAGGACCACCTttacaaaaagataaaacataCAATATTATCTCCCCTCAGTCACTTTCTTTGCTAATTTACATGCATTAGCTTATGATTTGGTACGTCTACCCATTCTATTAATCTCCAATTTAATAAAGTAATAATTAATTAGGGGCACCCCACAAACTTTttaattctctctttttctcatctTTCACCAACATTATACTCCAACATGGAAATTATCATCAACAACTTATCTTCTTCCCCccatctctctctatttctcctTTACTTCTCTCCCTCTATCTTTCGCTCCCATCAACACCTCCATGGATAACCAatcaccaacaccaccaccattCAAGACCTTCAAATTAACAGCCTCTTCAATCTCCTATACCAAATCAACCACCACTTCCACAACCCTTGCACCACTCTTATTCTTCAAACCTTGCACCACAAACCCTCCAAATTACATCCTTAATGATGTCTCTCTCACTGCCTATCCCTCTCAAATTTTGGCCATTGTTGGTCCTAGTGGTGCAGGTAAGTCCACTCTCCTTGACATTTTAGCTGCTCGTACTTCACCCACAAATGGCACTCTTTTTCTCAACTCTTCACCTCTCAACCCTTCTTCATTTCGCAAACTCTCTGCCCATGTCCCCCAACACGATGCATGTCTTCCATTACTCACTGTTTCTGAGACCTTCGCTTTCACTGCATgtcttttagtccctaaaacatCTGATATTGCCTCCATTGTTTCCTCACTTCTCACTGAGCTCAAACTAACACACTTATCAAACACTAGGCTCGCTCAGGGCCTATCGGGTGGTGAACGTAGACGCGTTTCAATAGGCCTAAGCCTTCTTCATGACCCTGCAGTGTTACTTCTCGATGAACCCACTTCAGGACTTGATAGCTCCTCAGCTTTGAGCGTAATGCAAACACTTAAAACCATAGCAACTTCGCGTCACCGCACTGTGATTTTGTCTATACATCAACCAAGCTTCAAGATACTCTCTACCATTGATAGAGTCCTCTTGCTATCAAAAGGGACTGTAGTACACCATGGTACACTTTCTTCACTTCAAACATTCTTAGTCTCAAATGGCTTCACTGTCCCTCCACAGCTCAATGCATTAGAATATGCCATGGAAATACTAAACCTTCTCAATGATCTTAAGCCCATCACACCCCCATCCCTTCCTCCATCACCCACTAAATCCATAGCTGCTCCTTCTGATTATATTGAAGGGAAAAAGATAGGATACAAGAGCTCTAGGGTCCACGAGATTCTTGCCCTCTATAATAGGTTTTGGAAGATCATTTTCAGAACCAGACAGCTTCTTCTAACCAACACATTGGAAGCTCTTGTTGTCGGTCTTGTTCTTGGAACCATTTACATTAATATTGGTTTTGACAAGGAAGGTATCGAAAAGAGGTTTGGTCTCTTCGCTTTCACTCTCACTTTCCTTCTGTCTTCAACAACTGAAACACTTCCAATCTTCATCAATGAAAGGCCAATACTTTTAAGAGAAACTTCTAGTGGGGTTTATAGACTTTCTTCTTATCTCATAGCAAACACTCTTGTTTTCTTGCCTTACTTGCTCGTGATCGCAATGATATACTCATTCTCGGTATATTTCTTGGTGGGTCTTTGTGCTTCATGGCAAGCTTTCTCTTACTTTGTATTGGTGATTTGGGTGATAGTTCTAATGGCAAACTCATTCGTGCTCTTCTTGAGCTCACTTGCTCCAAACTACATTGCGGGCACTTCGCTCGTGACAATACTTTTAGCggctttcttcctcttctctgGCTACTTCATCTCCTCAGAGAGTATGCCAAAGCATTGGCTTTTCATGCATTTCCTTTCAATGTATAAGTATGCACTTGATGCCCTCCTCATCAATGAGTATTCTTGCCTTGTCTCAAGGTGTTTGATCTGGTACGAAGAGAACAAAGAGTGCATGGTGACTGGTAGCGATGTGTTGGATAAAAGAGGGCTCCATGAGAGGCAGAGATGGACAAATGTTTACATCTTGGTTGGTTTCTTTGTGTTCTATCGCGTGCTTTGTTTCCTGGTTTTGATCAGAAGGGTTTCCAGATCCAAGAAATGACACTATCatatttactttcttttttttttttttgctgaattgttttttgctttttatttttatttttgcttttgtttttcaaGAACTGAAGCTCCTGTAATGCATGGTTCCTCAGGCTTTAATTCATTATAGAGATAATTAAAATACAGTAATAAAAGATGTTTCCTTCATGAATTTCGTTCTATGTATCCTCTTCATGTTTTAAACACGTGGGTAGCAGCTATATTACGAGGGTTTTAATTcctcttttgcttttttgttttttgtttttgtttttgtttttgtttttttttttaaatttttttttaattatatatatatatatatatatatatctaattttAGGAAAGTGACATCGGATAGATCTAATTCTCTTGATCAAGAACATATGATACTGTAAAAGAGTCATGAGGCCTTTCCACTTCACTAGATTCCCAAATTCAGGTTAAAAAGGGCTCCATATCAGTATGGAGCTGTCTTCTTCTATATATTTCCATAAATGATATGATAGCGAAATGACACATAATAAACTTGGTTTGGCACGCATATTTTGACAAGCTAAAAGATTTTTGCGTTTGGCTTTGTGGTATATTGCAAATGccagaaccttttttttttttttaaatatcaatagtTGGGTGAGAGAATTTGAACCCTCTCTAAATATCTACATTAGAAACATCATATGATATTAATTGAACTATAAGATTTTTGGTGCCTAACATATTTttattccctcaaaaaaaaaaaaatctttaaagattttttccacaattaattagttttaattGATTGTTTCGAAATGTTAAAACTCAAActaataataatgttatttcATTCATGTTATCAATCAAGTAGTGCCTTAGGCCGAAAATCTTTAAGTGACATTTGGGATCCATGCAGAGGTTAGCTCACCTACAAAGTTTTGACTGGCTAGGGTGTTCTCTAAACAATTGCACATATATTGTACTCCCCCTTAATTTGTTTGTccggaaaataaaaattatcagtGTTTATTAATAATGAGGAGTCACGGGTATTTGGCAATTGATGTATAGAGCGAGCGAAGAATCCAATGTGTGTCGGCCTTATTGAAAAGTGTTTTTGTCCCCTGGCGCCGCGAAATATGTTAGGTTTGTTTTCTTGCTGATGTTGAATGAGTGCCACATTCACGGGTTCCTCTTCTTGTTGTTACCCGTGACCTCACTGTTGGGTACCTACATCGTGCACGAAATACCAATGGCTTATCCAAATCCAATAAGTTACATTGTACTCCATTTGGGAACTGTTAAACATTCTTAGATTAGAACTTGTCAGCTTCTGAGTTGAATGAAACACAGTTAGAAAACTGTCCTCAacattaaggggaaaaaaataggtcccaaattCATGTGGGTGATGTAATTATTTGTGAACATTGCAACTGATAAAGCTAAGACACATACATGTTCATGAGGTGGAGTCTATAGGTATGGGCAGGGGCGGAGGCACGTTATCCCTATAATAGTAGGAAGAAATAGGTCTCACACTTCTCATTTAAGAGCTGGCCCTCTATGAGAAAAACTTGGCCCCTCCTCCAATACCTAGCCATAAAAATTCCCCACCCCAAATTCCTACTTTTCATCTTTTCGACTTTTCCTCTCCTTCTCTAACACATGTGAGCTATATTccacatttttttcttcttgagtGAGGCCATATTCCATAGCTATTTAAGGACCTATGTTGTACTGGTGTGTGAATTATCATTAGAGAGTAGAGAGACTATGAGGGTATAGTATTAGACTATTAGTAGgaatgaaattgattttgaatttggttgagatgaataaaattgattttgaatttattttttaccataGTAGTctaatttggttgaatttaactgctatttattttatggttgcTTATAGTGactttgttatatttaatttctatgaaTATTATTTCTTGTAAATGTAGTCTAATTTTGGTTagatttaatgtttttttctaaaactaaTCCAAGAAGACATGTATATATGTACATATGTCATACTTTGTATTTCTTTTGAATTGCAAATCAATATGATAATATTATCTTGGCTCCCCTAACAAAAAATTTCTGGTTAGGGGCATGGGACATTTACACTTGAAATATATACTTCTACTTCTTAGCTAGAAATTATTTAAGCATAAGAGAGATTGGTAGATTAGTAACCTAGCTAGTGGATACTTCAGATGAAAGTAAGTTGAAGCTTGTTAGGGATTAGAGGATACcacttccaaattaaaatatttttcaggtTGTTTATACTTACACCCATGTTCAGCTCATACACTCAGCACTTAGTTGTACAATTTTACCTAACAGTTATTGACTTTATTCAAACAAAGTTTGGGTTTGTGCAATAAACCCAATAGGATACTGACAGATATCCAATACTGCACAGACCCAATTCATGCCCTATGTATTATAGTACAAGTAATCCTTGCTTTATCTATTATAATATAAGTAATTATTCAGTATTTCAGAagtaatactttttattttcacataataataggttttactaataaattaatttttatgtggAATGTATCATTTATATCGGATGAGAGAGTATTACTTTTGATGTAA is part of the Quercus robur chromosome 9, dhQueRobu3.1, whole genome shotgun sequence genome and harbors:
- the LOC126699550 gene encoding ABC transporter G family member 4 — encoded protein: MDNQSPTPPPFKTFKLTASSISYTKSTTTSTTLAPLLFFKPCTTNPPNYILNDVSLTAYPSQILAIVGPSGAGKSTLLDILAARTSPTNGTLFLNSSPLNPSSFRKLSAHVPQHDACLPLLTVSETFAFTACLLVPKTSDIASIVSSLLTELKLTHLSNTRLAQGLSGGERRRVSIGLSLLHDPAVLLLDEPTSGLDSSSALSVMQTLKTIATSRHRTVILSIHQPSFKILSTIDRVLLLSKGTVVHHGTLSSLQTFLVSNGFTVPPQLNALEYAMEILNLLNDLKPITPPSLPPSPTKSIAAPSDYIEGKKIGYKSSRVHEILALYNRFWKIIFRTRQLLLTNTLEALVVGLVLGTIYINIGFDKEGIEKRFGLFAFTLTFLLSSTTETLPIFINERPILLRETSSGVYRLSSYLIANTLVFLPYLLVIAMIYSFSVYFLVGLCASWQAFSYFVLVIWVIVLMANSFVLFLSSLAPNYIAGTSLVTILLAAFFLFSGYFISSESMPKHWLFMHFLSMYKYALDALLINEYSCLVSRCLIWYEENKECMVTGSDVLDKRGLHERQRWTNVYILVGFFVFYRVLCFLVLIRRVSRSKK